Within the Enoplosus armatus isolate fEnoArm2 chromosome 9, fEnoArm2.hap1, whole genome shotgun sequence genome, the region CATGTGACTTTTGACTGCTACATGTCTACTGCATGCTTTGATAAACATGTTATTTAGATTTGTTATTCAGCACAAGGACAAGCTAATGTAATCCTAATAAATACATATGATAGTGACAATGAGATGATTATGTTTAAAGTAGCAGCTGCATTGTATACTTGTATGCTCAGTTTGATCTTTTGATCATTAGTTGTTTTTTGAGGGGAGTTGGGGGGGGTGTTATGTCTGTGACCCCCACCATGAGTAGATGGATGTTGTGCCCTAATCTGAGAATTTTAATGTAtcattttccccatttttctctatttatttCAAAGCTGCAACtactaaagattatttttcgTCATTGATTGATCTGCtagtttttttcttgattttctccCAATTAATTATATGGTCCAccttcccagagtccaaggcgACatcttcaagtgttttttttttgtccgaccaacagcaaaaaaacaaatatatccaGTTGActattatctatctatctaaagattaaaaaaaactaccaaatattcacattttagaatCTAGAACCAGTGAATTTTGAGCATTTTTGCCCCCAAAAAATGACCTCAAAGATCAATCAGTTAACAACATTTTTTCTCATTGATTTcctgtcgatcaactaatcgaaTGTAAAAAATGGAATGGCACACTtattgtatgtactgtatgactTTGGTATATGTTGCAAATTgtgataaaacatgaataaaagctTTATTCTAGTGTAAACAGTGATAATGATaattttggttgttgttgttgatgatgatgatgatgatgatgatgataagggTTATTGTGGTTCTTATTTTACTTATGttatttccattattaaaatattattcGGACTTGATCGTTTTTCCACTCATAATGTGCATTTCATAATCACCACATAACTTCACAGAACACTGAGTCGTCACTCTTTCTCTAGTatagacacagaaagagagatataTGTAGGTATCTATCACATGCACAACTCATCTGATGTAACACCTGTAGCCAGTCACAGGATGTACTTTTATATAGTTACTCTTTATGGTTATTATTATAGACTTGGCCAGGAGAGAGAGCTGTTTTACATATCAGGTGTTTCTCAGAGCAATGACTTTAATGGCacttaaatcattttaaattggtCGGACAATAAAATTGTCTAAATCAGTATCAGTATCTTTTACATCATGTAATATTATTTTGATAAACTCAATTGGGTAACATTTTTGATGAATTTGTTAATTTTATTAGTGAAatagtttgaaaatgaatgtagaTTTATGATaacttatttttaaatgaatttcaaattgtACACTCATTAtatgtgaagaaaaacagaccCTCTGTATCCCTTCACAGCATAATTTTAATGGTTTGTACAAAGTATTTTGTAATCCTCTGTCATTATCAGTTTTAAGTTGTTGATTGATATGATATTAAAATAAAGGACCAATATGCTGCTAAGAGTACAGACAGTAGTCAGCTAGAGCTGTGAGTGAATTGTGGGAATGTTTCAGTCAAGGCCAAACTGTAGAAGTGGATTCAGTTACTTAATAACTCCAAAATTAGCCTCTGTAATGAAATAATGCTGTGCTAGTAGTCGCTGAATTGGTTTGTTAAAAGTCCAATGTGATACTGTGTGGTATTATTTGATAGTAAAGTGGTGCCAGTGCTATTGTTGGAAACATGTTGCACTTGCTCAAACTTATTTCACAAATTAGGAGTAATGGCAAACTGCAATGGCTCAACACAAAACAGGATGCTGACAGGAAGGAACATACTGTAGATAACCTAGACTTGTGCAATGGCCCTaatattactatatatatatatatacttatatcaGATCTCTTTTGCTTGCAGGTATGGATAAACAGAGGCACATGGACAGTGGCAAGAAGGGAGTTGCCTGCTATTTTATAAAGTTGTTTGGCAACCCTCAATTATtgagaaatgttgctgtgaCTTTTTTATAAGATGGTGGAGATAGGAGCCATTAAAATATGTAACCTACATGTCCAGATGTGGATTCACACAGTCAACCCAAAGCAGCAACACTGATAATGTTGTAGGTGCTGCTCCAAAGACTGTAATGTCGTACTACACTGTACCTACATATGTACTATGTAGTTTAATAGATCagcaaagacacatttttgttttggaaacTGTGGTTACAGTGCACCAActgtttggggggaaaaaaaatgcttgttgACGTCACATTCCTACCCACAGATTAGCCTATATTAATCTATCAGTTGGAGTACTTCTGCTACAGATTCATTCTCAACCGACTGGAGAGTGTTGAGAAAGGTATGTCAACTTTgttaatttgatatttttatgaaatCAGCTAAACTGCTTTATTTCACTGGGGTTGCTGCTTTTCTGGGtcaacaattatttttaaaacttaaaCACAGTTAGGTTGCTGTCATACGGAGCCACCCAAAGATCACAGCGAGAATATTATCAGGGATACTTTTGCGTTACCTCGCTATATTCTGCATTAAGGAAAAAGTATCGGTGACATGTATATGACATAGTTTATCTTTGAGTTACAATCATTTTTACCAGAATAAGTCTGATAATATTTTGGCttccattatttttttcagaccTGGTGTTAATTTGATGCCCAGGTTTGTTAAGTCTTTTGGTATCCATCTATAGTCACTATagtcagttcagtttgaagATACTGTGTTCAAGCTTTATTCATAAATGTACTGAACATTAAGTATTGATTAAAGATGAATAAGTGTATCTTGCAGTGCATTAAATGAGAGACAGAATCAGCAACACAATAAAGAACAGTATTGTCTGCATGAAGATGAATttcacactcagacacagaAGGAAAATCTCATTCACATAAATGGTGAACAGGACAGGGTCCAAAATGGATCTCTGCAGTACACCCTTGGCAGGAATACAGATTTGTCCATGCCTATATTCACatgtttattaataataataataataataataataatgaaatacaatacaaatcactgtgctgtttgcatgtgtgtgacttaTGCATAGAATTGGGaggtgtaaaagaaaaaactagCCTTATTAGACTGGCATTTTCACTCCACACTGATAAATATGTTGAACTTATAGTCAAGACTCCTGATGCTATAGCAAGCATTGCACTGTATCATTCTATCATTATGGACTGTTTTTACAGACTGTTTTTGACTTCTATAaagacaaaatagaaaaaaggaaaaaaagttcatattgtttctttttgttgtcattgcagGTTTCAAGACAATGATGGAGATGAATGCTACCCCTTCCTATCCCATCAATACAACAGATGGAAAGTATGTTGACAATTATGCTGAGCTAAAACAGTCTCTCCACACCATGACTCTGATTGTTTACAGCCTGGCCTTTGTTTTTGGTGTGCTCGGGAATGGCGTGGTTATCTGGGTGACCGGGTTCAAGATGAAGAAAACAGTTAACACAGTTTGGTTCCTCAACCTTGCTGTGGCCGACTTCCTCTTCACGGCATTCCTGCCCCTGAGTGTGGCGTACCTGGCTATGAAGTTCCACTGGCCTTTCGGCAAGTTCATGTGCAAAGTGAACAGCACATTAAGCTCCCTGAACATCTTTGCCAGTGTCTACATTCTGGTGGTGATCAGTGTGgacagatgtgtgtctgtggtgtggCCCGTCTGGGGCCGGAACCACCGAAGTGTACGCAAGGCGTCCTGTGTGAGTCTGGGTGTTTGGGTACTGGCTCTGATTCTCAGCGCTCCATTCTTTGTCTTCAGGGACACTGCTCCATTATATAACAATAAAGACATCATCCGTTGCTTCAACAACTTCACCCTTTCTGATTTTCGAAACCCATCTGTGGTTCAGCTGGGACAGTTTCGTCAAAAGGCCATGACCATCACCCGCTTCATCCTGGGATTTGTTGTCCCCTTCACTGTCATTGTCTCCTGTTATGCCGTCATAATCCATAGTCTCAGAAGAAACCGCACCCTGGCCAGCCAGTCAAGTCGTCCCTTTAAGATCATCGCTGCTGTTATCACCACTTTTTTCCTGTGCTGGGCTCCCTTTCACATCATGGCTCTAATTGAGTTGGTTAATCACACGGCTCCTGAACGAAGTCAAACATTAGACTATGTCATCACTATCGGGATCCCTTTAACCACCAGCCTGGCCTTTCTCAACAGTTGCCTGAACCCACTGCTGTATGTGTTCATGGGCCAAGATTTCAAGGATAAAGTCCGCAAATCCATCCTGAATGTATTGGAGACTGCCTTCCAGGAGGAGGTCTCTGGctctcacactgacacaaagtCAGGGGCCATCAGTCAGAGCAAAGAGAAATCAACTGATACTGAGGTATAAGGCTGTCCatcacatgaataaacaaatactgaaaCTGTACATAGGAAATGTAACTGCATATAACAAATCACTTTTGTGTTagcttttattgttgtttttattaaaacaaccCTCAGTGATCTGTAAACATTATCTCAGATTGAAACATTTCACCTCCTACACTTGGATTGATATGAGTTTTGTGACTGTCTAATTGAGCAGGTCTAGGAAAGAGTTAatttttgaatttgtgcaacacaAGCAAGTGAAAGTGAAGAGGTCAGTTACATTGGGTTTAGTTCATTTCGCCCAATTAACCATATGGTCCATTAAAGAAACGTGAAAATAGTccttcccagagtccaaggtgacatcttcaagtgtcttttttttccaaccaacagcaaaaaacaaagatatcCAGTTGactattaaaaaaagatttcaaaaactaccaaatattcacatttgagaagctagaaccagtGATTTCTGCCTCAAAAAATAACCTAAAAGATCAATTAGTTATCAACATTTTTTCTCATTGATTTcctgtcgatcaactaatcgaaTGTAAAAAATGGAATGGCACACTtattgtatgtactgtatgactTTGGTATATGTTGCATATTgtgataaaacatgaataaaagctTTATGCTAGTGTAAACAGTGATAATGATAattttggttgttgttgatgatgatgacgatgatgatgatgataagggTTATTGTGGTTCTTATTTTACTTATGttatttccattattaaaatattattcGGACTTGATCGTTTTTCCACTCATAATGTGCATTTCATAATCACCACATAACTTCACAGAACACTGAGTAGTCACTCTTTCTCTAGTatagacacagaaagagagatatgTGTAGGTATCTATCACATGCACAACTCATCTGATGTAACACCTGATAGTAATTCATCATGACAAACAAGTAGCCAGTCACAGGATGTACTTTTTAATAGTTACTCCCTATGGTTATTATTATAGACTTGGCCAGTAGAGAGAGCTGTTTTACATATCAGGTGTTTCTCTCTGGACATAGATACATATGAAGTTCAGCATAAATTCAGTCAGGAAGACTATCTGCTAATCATGGGCATTTACTCTCTCACTATCCAACCAGATTTTGCCGCgatctccatcagccaatcatattgcTGCTGCCAAAACTCAAACCAGTTCTCCTCTCGCTTgatgtcagctgtcatttcagtgcAGAATCGCTgcgaccctcctccaccccattcAGCTCCAGTCATCACATTTAGTGTCCAGGTTGAGCTCATCACAAGACCGCTTCTCATCACATCCAGATCTTCACCATTCTTTCACCACCACCAGGTTCTAGACTCCATCGGGGGGTATCCTATACTACTCAA harbors:
- the LOC139289751 gene encoding chemerin-like receptor 1, encoding MMEMNATPSYPINTTDGKYVDNYAELKQSLHTMTLIVYSLAFVFGVLGNGVVIWVTGFKMKKTVNTVWFLNLAVADFLFTAFLPLSVAYLAMKFHWPFGKFMCKVNSTLSSLNIFASVYILVVISVDRCVSVVWPVWGRNHRSVRKASCVSLGVWVLALILSAPFFVFRDTAPLYNNKDIIRCFNNFTLSDFRNPSVVQLGQFRQKAMTITRFILGFVVPFTVIVSCYAVIIHSLRRNRTLASQSSRPFKIIAAVITTFFLCWAPFHIMALIELVNHTAPERSQTLDYVITIGIPLTTSLAFLNSCLNPLLYVFMGQDFKDKVRKSILNVLETAFQEEVSGSHTDTKSGAISQSKEKSTDTEV